A genome region from Acidimicrobiales bacterium includes the following:
- a CDS encoding chemotaxis protein CheW, whose translation MLLVEVDRVRCGIPAADVAELHPVVATVALPGAPAVIDGAIDVRGSVVAVLDLRGRLGLTRRPPLLSDHLVVCRVGERSVALRVDRALELVSVPRHRIDEADHLDGGSHLSGVARLSDGLVLIQDLALSSPTLRPPPWTAP comes from the coding sequence GTGCTGCTCGTCGAGGTCGATCGCGTGCGCTGCGGGATCCCGGCGGCCGACGTGGCCGAGCTGCACCCGGTGGTGGCGACAGTCGCGCTACCCGGCGCGCCGGCCGTCATCGACGGCGCCATCGACGTGCGGGGCTCGGTGGTCGCCGTGCTCGACCTGCGGGGCCGGCTCGGCCTCACCCGACGTCCACCGCTCCTCAGCGACCACCTGGTCGTCTGCCGGGTCGGGGAGCGGTCCGTCGCCCTGCGCGTCGACCGCGCCTTGGAGCTCGTGTCGGTGCCCCGTCATCGCATCGACGAGGCCGACCACCTCGACGGCGGTAGCCACCTGAGCGGCGTGGCCAGGCTGTCGGACGGACTGGTCCTGATCCAGGATCTCGCCCTTTCCTCTCCGACGTTGAGGCCGCCTCCCTGGACGGCGCCCTGA